One part of the Parafrankia irregularis genome encodes these proteins:
- a CDS encoding DUF397 domain-containing protein, translating into MPRKFSYTHRDLASASWRSAAAEEGELNRVEVARVPGGMAMRDSDQPVGTVLLFTDAEWDDFLAGLADGEFDLTS; encoded by the coding sequence GTGCCGCGCAAGTTCTCCTATACCCACCGGGATCTCGCCAGCGCGTCGTGGCGCTCCGCCGCGGCGGAGGAGGGCGAGCTCAACCGTGTGGAGGTGGCGAGGGTCCCAGGTGGCATGGCCATGCGTGACTCGGACCAGCCTGTCGGCACGGTCCTGCTGTTCACCGACGCGGAGTGGGATGACTTCCTCGCCGGCCTCGCGGATGGCGAGTTCGACCTGACGTCCTGA
- a CDS encoding RecB family exonuclease — protein MDQMELAGMPRRLFSCTPSRLAAFEDCPRRYRMTYLDRPAPPKGPPWAHTSVGVSVHNALHRWWDVPLPARTPERAGGLLRMAWVTDGFRDREQSAAWRERAAAMVEGYTAGLDPAAEPRAVERQVATRTEQLAFHGRVDRLDQRAGELVVVDYKTGRRPLTEADARGSSALALYALAAGRMLRTPCRRVELHHLPSGTVAVAEHTDASLQRHVQRAESVASDITEATDRLRAGADADAVFAPSPGPLCSWCDFRRHCPQGRAVSPDREPWEGLAE, from the coding sequence TGGCTGCGTTCGAGGACTGCCCGCGCCGATACCGGATGACCTACCTGGATCGCCCGGCGCCGCCCAAGGGCCCGCCGTGGGCGCACACATCCGTCGGCGTCAGTGTGCACAACGCGTTGCACCGCTGGTGGGACGTCCCGCTGCCGGCGCGGACTCCGGAACGCGCCGGCGGGCTGCTGCGCATGGCGTGGGTCACCGACGGTTTCCGCGACCGGGAGCAGTCGGCGGCCTGGCGCGAGCGCGCCGCGGCGATGGTCGAGGGCTACACCGCCGGGCTCGACCCCGCCGCCGAGCCGCGGGCCGTGGAGCGTCAGGTGGCCACCCGCACCGAGCAGCTGGCCTTCCACGGCCGCGTCGACCGTCTCGACCAGCGGGCCGGTGAGCTCGTCGTGGTCGACTACAAGACCGGGCGGCGCCCGCTCACCGAGGCCGACGCCCGTGGGTCGTCCGCGCTGGCGCTCTACGCCCTGGCCGCCGGGCGGATGCTGCGCACCCCGTGCCGCCGGGTGGAGCTGCACCATCTGCCCAGCGGCACGGTCGCCGTCGCCGAGCACACCGACGCCTCGCTCCAGCGGCATGTGCAGCGCGCGGAGTCCGTCGCGAGTGACATCACCGAGGCGACCGACCGGCTGCGCGCCGGTGCGGATGCGGATGCCGTGTTCGCGCCGAGCCCGGGCCCGCTGTGCTCCTGGTGTGACTTCCGGCGGCACTGCCCGCAGGGGCGCGCGGTATCGCCCGACCGGGAGCCCTGGGAGGGGCTGGCCGAATGA